The Leopardus geoffroyi isolate Oge1 chromosome D3, O.geoffroyi_Oge1_pat1.0, whole genome shotgun sequence region aatTCGGATCTTCTCCAAGGCGTGTTTATTGCTGCTTACTGCTCCTGAGAATGCCTTATAAGCAGCAAGAGACTTGAAAATGTTATTAGCTGCTAGAGTTTGTTTTAATTCCGAGGTCCCGAGTCAACCCACACTACAGTGACacaaataaaaacccttgagagcgTACCTTTTCTCTACAAGTCTAGCTGGCAAATGGTGATACCGGGGCATCAGATAGACTCCGGACAGGGGGAGTTTTGGCACTCACCCAGGTAGCTCTCGGCATCGAACTTcggaaagggaaaacaaaaacaaaaacagaaacaaaaacagaaacaaacgaTCTCAGGGTTGCTATGAATAACGATCTCTTTCTCcatttagaaatataattgacgGGGGCCTGGCTGGGGTCACGAGGACCCAGAAGATGTTTAGTTTCGTCCTGGACCCCAACCACCCACATCCAGAAACGACGACATCCATCAGCTAAGTCACCGTCAACCAAAAATGACACAAAACGAAGTTCACGGTTCTGGAACATGAGAAGAACGCACACAGACCTCACCCACCAATCCCTATGCCGTGACAACAAACAGTGACGCTGGAACTCTTCGTCTAAAATGTCCGATTAGCATATTCTCCCCCTCAGTGTAAAGTTTTATTAAACTTGACTCGATCTGCCTTTATTAAAAAACCTTACAAAAGATGTATTTAAGTGcttgaaaaaattaactttatgcACTATGCACAGATAAACTCTTACCATACAGCTAATATGGTTATATCctttgtttcaaaaaatatttcctccCCCACTAACGACCCCTCGCGGGTAGGTCCGCAAAACGATCCTGTCATTCCTCTGGGAACGTGTCTCAGGGGTTGACACGTGGCCGGAAATACCCTCGCAAAGCGCCCCCGGTTCCTGCTCGGGAATGTTTATTAGGACTGTTTGgggtttgctgttctttttttccttcttcttttttgctttctgagGCAGGGCGCTGGTACGGGGGGACCCGGCCGGCTGGCTGATTGTCACTTGCCGTTGGTGCGGTCGAGACTCTCCAGCACTTTGTTGAGGCGGATGTTGAGCAGTCTGACCTGGTTCTCCAGGTGCTCCAGCTTCTCCTCCACACTGGGGCCGCTGGGGCCGCTGCGCCAGTAGAAACCCATGGGCCCGGTCATAAAGTAGATGGCCACCACGAAGCACAGGGGCAGGACTGCGTTCTCCGGCTCCCCCTCGTACTTGTGCAGGACGTAGACGCAGGACATGGAAAACAGGATGACCCGGGCGATCCAGAAGAAGCGGCCGAACACCACGTGCAGGAGGCTGAAGGTGAAGCCCAGCGTCAGAGACAGGAACCAGTAGGCCAGGAGGACGACGCCCACCAGCAAGAGGGCGCGGGCCGGGCTGTTGGCCACCGAGGCCGGGCTGAAATACTGGGACAGGTTCGACACTGCGGAACAGAAAAGAGGGACAGTGGCGGGTCAGCACGAGCCGGGGGCTTCTC contains the following coding sequences:
- the LOC123587387 gene encoding BRI3-binding protein; the protein is MGARASGGPRARPGLLLLLLLLLLGLLAPGAQGARGRGGAEKNSYRRTVNTFSQSVSSLFGEDNVRAAHKFLTRLTERFVLGVDMFIETLWKVWMELLDVLGLDVSNLSQYFSPASVANSPARALLLVGVVLLAYWFLSLTLGFTFSLLHVVFGRFFWIARVILFSMSCVYVLHKYEGEPENAVLPLCFVVAIYFMTGPMGFYWRSGPSGPSVEEKLEHLENQVRLLNIRLNKVLESLDRTNGK